A stretch of the Hypomesus transpacificus isolate Combined female chromosome 12, fHypTra1, whole genome shotgun sequence genome encodes the following:
- the pjvk gene encoding pejvakin, with protein sequence MFAAATKNFVKQVGDTGRLIPVPSLSEADRYQPLSLVTRKRKRHFWKKTKYASTPFSLKDILVGEKEITAGVSSYQLLNYEDKSDVSLNGRLGNHLMNDVGFNISGSDSVAVKASFGIVTKHEVEVPTLLRELTSRKVDLDHCLVRQSKESGRSVLCVVMESIRTTRQCSLTVHAGMRGTTMRFQIDDGRNPKGRDKAIVIPAHTTIAFSIFELYVRIDGRLDICVAPDSMGGFEKEQIREQLGGFIGRFSMGRLRRFLSGIVYGNPFRADDRTFEELTQSDTYMDDVVTDYYEKAASMTDLSTTYLRESSHTRVNLLNHNIPKGPCSLCGMGHQRRETVYGCLECSTGGQKYVRLHVVPCFDLWHKTLR encoded by the exons ATGTTTGCAGCGGCAACAAAGAACTTTGTGAAGCAGGTCGGGGACACAGGGCGTCTGATCCCCGTGCCCAGCTTGAGCGAGGCTGACCGCTACCAGCCCCTTAGCCTGGTcacaaggaagaggaagaggcatTTTTGGAAGAAAACGAAATATGCCTCAACCCCATTCTCACTAAAAGACATCCTGGTGGGTGAGAAGGAGATCACAGCAG GTGTGTCATCCTACCAACTCCTCAACTATGAGGACAAGTCAGACGTATCCCTAAACGGCAGACTTGGAAACCACCTTATGAATGATGTGGGATTCAACATCAGTGGCTCGGACTCTGTGGCAGTCAAAGCCTCCTTTGGGATTGTCACCAAGCATGAAGTGGAGGTGCCAACTTTACTCAGGGAACTCACCTCCAG GAAGGTGGATCTGGATCATTGCCTCGTTCGTCAGTCTAAGGAAAGTGGGCggagtgttctctgtgttgtcATGGAAAGTATACGCACCACACGCCAGTGTTCTCTCACCGTCCATGCAGGCATGCGAGGGACTACTATGAgg TTTCAGATCGACGATGGTCGGAACCCCAAAGGGCGGGACAAGGCCATAGTTATTCCAGCTCACACCACCATAGCATTCAGCATATTTGAGCTTTATGTTCGGATCGATGGTCGACTAG ACATATGTGTGGCCCCGGATTCAATGGGTGGATTTGAAAAGGAGCAGATCAGAGAACAGCTGGGAGGCTTCATTGGTCGCTTCTCTATGGGACGCCTACGAAGGTTCTTATCCGGAATTGTCTACGGCAACCCCTTCAGAGCAG ATGACCGGACATTCGAGGAGCTCACCCAATCAGACACCTACATGGATGACGTGGTGACTGACTACTATGAGAAAGCAGCCAGCATGACAGACCTCTCTACCACCTACCTGAGGGAGAGCTCGCACACCCGTGTCAACCTCCTCAACCATAACATCCCGAAAggtccctgctctctctgcggCATGGGACACCAGCGGAGGGAGACGGTCTACGGCTGTCTGGAGTGCTCCACCGGCGGGCAGAAGTACGTCCGGCTCCACGTGGTGCCCTGCTTTGACCTCTGGCACAAAACGCTGAGGTGA
- the gulp1b gene encoding PTB domain-containing engulfment adapter protein 1 isoform X2, which yields MNRAFNRRKDKTVMPSPESLVNSHITYNAKFLGVTEVSQPKGTDIVRVAVRKLKFQKHIRKSEGHKTPKVELQISIYGVKLLDPKTKDIQHNCQLHRISFCADDKTDKRIVTYICTEPESKKHLCYVFDSEKCAEEITVTIGRAFELAYRKFLESGGKDVETRKQIGSLQKRIQDLETENFKLKKRLKDLEEHLIDSPAGSIQLDVLPTDVFDMVPFSSASPVANNSMNGTSPPPVPPTPPPVALQERDIDVFGAPPFNPFICNATDFPPHVQSKLDEMQEGFNMGLTLEGTIFSMDPVDSRC from the exons ATGAACAGAGCATTTAACAGGCGAAAAG ATAAAACAGTGATGCCCTCTCCTGAGTCTTTGGTGAACAGTCACATAACATACAATGCTAAG TTCCTTGGAGTGACCGAGGTGTCCCAACCCAAAGGAACAGATATTGTTAGGGTGGCAGTCAGAAAGCTAAAG TTTCAAAAACATATCAGGAAATCTGAGGGACACAAAACCCCTAAAGTGGAGTTGCAGATATCTATCTACGGAGTGAAACTATTAGACCCGAAGACAAAA GACATACAGCACAATTGTCAGTTGCATAGGATATCCTTCTGCGCTGATGACAAAACAGACAAGAGGATAGTCACCTACATCTGCACAGAACCAGAGAGCAAGAAACACCTCTGCTATGTGTTTGACAGTGAAAAATGT GCTGAAGAGATAACTGTAACCATTGGGCGAGCCTTTGAATTAGCATACCGGAAGTTCCTGGAGTCTGGGGGCAAGGATGTGGAAACAAGGAAGCAGATTGGCAGCTTGCAGAAAAGA ATTCAAGACTTGGAAACTGAAAATTTCAAATTAAAAAAGCGACTAAAAGATCTTGAAGAGCACTTAATAGATTCACCG GCTGGAAGTATTCAGTTGGACGTTCTGCCCACTGATGTTTTTGACATGGTACCGTTTTCCTCTGCATCCCCTGTCGCGAACAACTCAATGAATggcacctccccccctccagttcCTCCAACTCCACCACCTGTTGCACTCCAAGAAAGAG ACATAGATGTGTTTGGAGCGCCACCTTTCAATCCGTTTATCTGCAACGCAACAGATTTCCCTCCACACGTTCAATCTAAACTGGATGAGATGCAG GAGGGGTTCAATATGGGACTAACACTGGAAGGCACCATCTTCTCCATGGACCCTGTGGACAGTCGCTGCTAA
- the gulp1b gene encoding PTB domain-containing engulfment adapter protein 1 isoform X1 has protein sequence MNRAFNRRKDKTVMPSPESLVNSHITYNAKFLGVTEVSQPKGTDIVRVAVRKLKFQKHIRKSEGHKTPKVELQISIYGVKLLDPKTKDIQHNCQLHRISFCADDKTDKRIVTYICTEPESKKHLCYVFDSEKCAEEITVTIGRAFELAYRKFLESGGKDVETRKQIGSLQKRIQDLETENFKLKKRLKDLEEHLIDSPHLHLTSVSKPNMLQRTSSMFWCGSLKSLSCLEMSSVSLTPASSPESSFSTGLLTPPPSKPALLQKLQSGCCVPRPRAGSIQLDVLPTDVFDMVPFSSASPVANNSMNGTSPPPVPPTPPPVALQERDIDVFGAPPFNPFICNATDFPPHVQSKLDEMQEGFNMGLTLEGTIFSMDPVDSRC, from the exons ATGAACAGAGCATTTAACAGGCGAAAAG ATAAAACAGTGATGCCCTCTCCTGAGTCTTTGGTGAACAGTCACATAACATACAATGCTAAG TTCCTTGGAGTGACCGAGGTGTCCCAACCCAAAGGAACAGATATTGTTAGGGTGGCAGTCAGAAAGCTAAAG TTTCAAAAACATATCAGGAAATCTGAGGGACACAAAACCCCTAAAGTGGAGTTGCAGATATCTATCTACGGAGTGAAACTATTAGACCCGAAGACAAAA GACATACAGCACAATTGTCAGTTGCATAGGATATCCTTCTGCGCTGATGACAAAACAGACAAGAGGATAGTCACCTACATCTGCACAGAACCAGAGAGCAAGAAACACCTCTGCTATGTGTTTGACAGTGAAAAATGT GCTGAAGAGATAACTGTAACCATTGGGCGAGCCTTTGAATTAGCATACCGGAAGTTCCTGGAGTCTGGGGGCAAGGATGTGGAAACAAGGAAGCAGATTGGCAGCTTGCAGAAAAGA ATTCAAGACTTGGAAACTGAAAATTTCAAATTAAAAAAGCGACTAAAAGATCTTGAAGAGCACTTAATAGATTCACCG CATCTCCACTTAACATCTGTTAGCAAACCCAACATGTTGCAGCGGACATCGTCAATGTTTTGGTGCGGCAGCCTAAAATCTCTATCCTGTCTAGAgatgtcctctgtctctctaaccccTGCAAGTTCTCCAGAATCCAGCTTCTCAACAGGCCTACTAACACCACCACCCTCCAAACCAGCCCTGCTCCAAAAGCTACAAAGTGGATGCTGTGTTCCTCGTCCACga GCTGGAAGTATTCAGTTGGACGTTCTGCCCACTGATGTTTTTGACATGGTACCGTTTTCCTCTGCATCCCCTGTCGCGAACAACTCAATGAATggcacctccccccctccagttcCTCCAACTCCACCACCTGTTGCACTCCAAGAAAGAG ACATAGATGTGTTTGGAGCGCCACCTTTCAATCCGTTTATCTGCAACGCAACAGATTTCCCTCCACACGTTCAATCTAAACTGGATGAGATGCAG GAGGGGTTCAATATGGGACTAACACTGGAAGGCACCATCTTCTCCATGGACCCTGTGGACAGTCGCTGCTAA
- the col5a2b gene encoding collagen alpha-2(V) chain, giving the protein MDTSGRSRIILCVAISLAQVFSVTTQNVKLGDKDSCTENGHVYSNNEIWSPEPCKICVCEAGTVVCEEVQCEDLTGCETTVTPEGECCPVCSQATSTSAPGTDEKGDEDICTENGHVYSNNEIWSPEPCKICVCEAGTVVCEEVQCEDLTDCETTVTPQGECCPVCSQAATGVEPEVQRLEHCTENGQAYAHNEIWRPEPCRMCVCDGGVVICDEVQCEPVVNCERVVIPEGQCCPLCDTFASAKRIIQLMALKGQKGEPGDIPHVVGIVGRPGPMGPPGSQGTTGHRGFKGRRGVHGPPGFDGEPGVPGNPGEPGPSGQPSLPGSQLVSQMAAGFHEKSGLAGMVSGTRGESGPRGHAGSTGPPGPSGAQGIPGEAGEPGPMGSYGHRGPEGPPGKPGPDGAPGAPGNTGEQGFAGSQGSRGFPGLPGHPGMKGHKGHAGLGGSRGETGAVGSKGVSGVPGGMGPLGPPGSVGMPGERGRSGPSGAVGKRGLPGHIGKPGPMGPVGINGAPGYPGSPGMKGEAGPTGVRGTEGPQGQRGDAGHVGRPGPTGIQGPSGTDGAPGSRGSTGMPGVLGPVGLLGPAGTPGPQGTTGLDGPKGQLGDPGVEGFKGEAGLKGEIGSPGLHGTIGPMGEEGKRGPRGDSGAVGPPGPTGEMGAPGNRGFPGGDGLPGQKGAQGERGLAGSFGAKGLEGDPGRTGEPGLPGARGLTGIAGSTGAEGKQGPMGGSGEDGKSGPAGPAGSRGLAGSMGLPGPKGFTGDPGKTGEVGTPGPAGQRGVNGKDGEEGAAGSTGPAGIAGKRGEQGPPGLNGFQGLPGPPGPPGESGKPGDEGIAGEAGGVGLTGPRGERGTPGERGEVGPNGLQGPKGGLGTQGLDGPKGNAGPAGAVGDPGPPGLQGMPGERGIPGPSGPKGDIGSVGEAGAVGTAGNDGARGLPGSLGPTGPAGPNGAKGESGPAGPAGRRGSRAMSGSRGEPGPIGAVGFPGPPGVDGQPGVKGETGEPGQNGEAGSPGPQGIAGKTGTQGPVGVTGLKGGRGTQGAAGPSGFPGLAGGVGPVGSAGAVGAPGPLGTTGKPGSKGILGENGPPGSQGERGAPGPAGGSGDKGDSGEDGPGGPDGPPGPAGISGQRGLVGMPGLRGERGMLGLPGPAGPPGKAGTPGGQGSKGPAGSVGLPGPTGPKGEPGPEGGVGEDGTPGNDGIVGTRGDRGNTGPEGLAGAQGGPGSPGPIGSTGNPGKRGNNGSKGPPGPLGSAGIRGKLGPQGPLGDKGARGNQGERGQKGHRGFTGLHGLPGTTGQSGDVGAPGITGPTGQRGPPGVVGPPGKEGYIGHPGPMGSPGTRGASGDIGPEGPPGETGPRGPPGSPGPPTAAVDDLFGSPFDYDFDGGAPPPIEFGKAADAPPPPPEFNEDEALPNKASDVVRVDKGVQTTLKTLSGHLQNLRSPDGSRAHPAKTCQDIKQCYPLKRSGDYWVDPNEGNAKDAIKVFCNMETGETCIPANPANIPQKTWWTKSTPSPTKPLWFGANMNGGTRFNYGNKGDEPNTVAIQMKLIRLLSKESVQNVTFHCKNSVAYKDEKSGNLKKALVLKGANGQDIRAQGNNRLRYTVLEDGCSESNGIGSKTVIEYRTQTTARLPIVDLAPMDIGKADQEFGLHIGPVCFS; this is encoded by the exons ATGGACACCTCCGGGCGCTCCAGGATTATTCTATGTGTGGCAATATCCTTGGCCCAAGTGTTTTCAGTGACCACTCAGAATGTCAAGCTCG GGGACAAAGATAGTTGTACAGAAAATGGCCATGTCTACTCCAACAATGAGATATGGAGCCCAGAGCCCTGtaagatctgtgtgtgtgaggccggGACTGTGGTCTGTGAAGAGGTCCAGTGTGAAGACCTGACAGGCTGTGAGACAACAGTGACACCTGAGGGAGAGTGTTGTCCTGTCTGCTCTCAGGCCACCTCGACTTCAGCACCTGGCACAGATGAGAAAG GGGACGAAGACATCTGTACAGAAAACGGCCATGTCTACTCCAACAATGAGATATGGAGCCCAGAGCCCTGtaagatctgtgtgtgtgaggccggGACTGTGGTCTGTGAAGAGGTCCAGTGTGAAGACCTGACAGACTGTGAGACAACAGTGACACCTCAGGGAGAGTGTTGTCCTGTCTGCTCTCAGGCTGCCACAGGAGTAGAACCAG AGGTGCAGAGATTGGAACACTGCACAGAAAACGGTCAGGCTTACGCACACAATGAGATTTGGAGGCCCGAGCCCtgtcgcatgtgtgtgtgtgacggaggCGTGGTCATCTGTGACGAGGTGCAGTGTGAGCCGGTGGTCAACTGTGAGAGAGTGGTCATCCCAGAGGGTCAGTGCTGCCCACTGTGTGACACGTTCGCCAGCGCCAAGAGGATCATAC AACTAATGGCTTTAAAG GGCCAAAAGGGTGAACCAGGTGACATTCCTCAC GTTGTTGGAATTGTGGGTCGACCTGGACCTATG GGTCCCCCAGGGTCGCAGGGGACTACTGGACACCGTGGATTCAAAGGCAGACGT GGTGTTCATGGACCACCTGGCTTTGATGGGGAACCTGGGGTTCCAGGGAACCCTGGAGAGCCAGGACCCTCCGGCCAGCCCTCACTTCCTGGG AGTCAGTTGGTCTCTCAAATGGCCGCTGGCTTCCATGAGAAATCCGGACTGGCTGGGATGGTGTCTGGAACAAGG GGTGAATCAGGGCCAAGAGGGCATGCAGGGTCGACCGGACCACCC GGTCCTTCTGGAGCGCAGGGAATCCCAGGGGAGGCTGGAGAACCAGGACCAATG GGCTCCTATGGTCATAGAGGACCTGAAGGTCCACCAGGAAAACCAGGACCTGAT GGTGCGCCAGGCGCGCCAGGAAATACTGGAGAACAGGGATTCGCTGGGTCTCAG GGTTCGAGAGGTTTCCCTGGCCTACCCGGTCATCCAGGAATGAAGGGTCACAAG GGTCATGCTGGCCTTGGGGGATCAAGAGGAGAAACAGGAGCGGTTGGATCAaag GGCGTATCAGGTGTTCCTGGGGGAATGGGGCCTCTGGGCCCACCG GGTTCCGTGGGCatgccaggagagagaggcagaagtgGTCCAAGTGGAGCGGTG GGAAAACGTGGTCTTCCTGGTCATATTGGTAAACCAGGTCCCATG GGTCCAGTTGGGATCAACGGTGCTCCAGGTTATCCCGGTAGCCCTGGCATGAAG GGTGAGGCGGGGCCGACAGGGGTCCGGGGAACTGAGGGCCCCCAGGGGCAACGAGGGGATGCTGGACACGTGGGACGTCCTGGACCAACAGGGATTCAA GGTCCTTCAGGAACAGATGGAGCTCCAGGAAGCAGAGGATCCACG GGAATGCCAGGTGTTCTGGGCCCAGTCGGACTGCTCGGCCCAGCAGGAACACCTGGACCTCAAGGTACCACAGGCCTAGACGGGCCCAAGGGACAACTG GGAGATCCTGGCGTGGAGGGATTCAAAGGAGAAGCTGGACTCAAAGGAGAGATA GGTTCACCGGGTCTCCACGGTACAATAGGGCcaatgggggaggagggaaagaggggaccAAGGGGGGACAGTGGGGCCGTCGGCCCCCCCGGACCTACTGGTGAAATG GGTGCTCCAGGAAACAGGGGCTTCCCCGGTGGAGATGGACTGCCTGGTCAAAAG GGGGCCCAAGGTGAAAGAGGCCTGGCCGGGTCATTTGGAGCCAAAGGCCTTGAAGGTGACCCTGGGCGCACTGGAGAGCCTGGCTTGCCCGGAGCAAGG GGCTTGACAGGTATTGCCGGTAGCACAGGAGCTGAGGGAAAACAAGGACCAATG GGAGGTTCTGGAGAGGATGGGAAATCAGGACCAGCGGGGCCGGCTGGATCAAGGGGTCTAGCTGGTTCAATGGGCCTTCCAGGACCAAAGGGCTTCACT GGAGATCctgggaagacaggagaggtgggCACCCCAGGACCTGCAGGTCAAAGG GGAGTTAATGGAAAGGATGGTGAAGAAGGTGCAGCAGGTTCAACTGGCCCAGCG GGAAtagcagggaagagaggagaacaagGACCTCCAGGTCTAAACGGTTTTCAG GGTTTACCAGGACCCCCAGGTCCCCCTGGAGAGTCTGGGAAGCCAGGAGACGAG GGTATTGCTGGAGAGGCGGGAGGCGTAGGTCTGACAGGACCAAGG GGTGAGCGTGgaacaccaggagagagaggagaggtgggaccTAATGGATTACAGGGGCCTAAAGGTGGCCTCGGAACACAAGGACTTGATGGTCCAAAG GGCAATGCTGGTCCAGCGGGTGCTGTTGGAGACCCAGGACCCCCAGGCCTGCAAGGGatgccaggggagaggggcatTCCTGGCCCCTCTGGGCCAAAGGGAGACATA GGGTCAGTGGGTGAGGCAGGAGCAGTGGGTACTGCTGGAAATGATGGTGCACGG GGACTTCCCGGTTCACTCGGACCAACAGGACCTGCTGGACCCAATGGTGCAAAG ggagaaTCTGGCCCTGCAGGACCAGCTGGACGAAGAGGATCCAGAGCCATGTCT GGATCTCGTGGTGAACCTGGTCCAATTGGTgctgttggattccctggaccTCCT GGTGTGGATGGCCAACCTGGGGTCAAAGGTGAGACAGGTGAACCAGGCCAGAATGGTGAGGCTGGATCTCCTGGACCTCAGGGAATAGCAGGAAAAACAGGAACACAG GGGCCTGTGGGTGTGACTGGACTAAAAGGTGGAAGGGGGACACAGGGGGCAGCA GGTCCATCTGGATTCCCTGGTCTCGCTGGAGGAGTTGGACCCGTTGGATCAGCC GGTGCAGTTGGGGCCCCCGGGCCTCTGGGTACCACAGGCAAGCCAGGTTCTAAAGGGATTCTAGGGGAGAACGGCCCCCCGGGGagccaaggagagagaggggctcctGGTCCAGCAGGAGGCTCCGGAGATAAAGGAGACTCTGGAGAGGATGGACCAGGG GGTCCTGATGGGCCTCCTGGACCTGCAGGAATTTCAGGACAGAGAGGCCTAGTGGGTATGCCTGGACTCCGAGGAGAGCGCGGCATGCTGGGACTTCCTGGTCCAGCT GGTCCTCCAGGTAAAGCAGGAACTCCAGGGGGTCAGGGAAGCAAGGGGCCTGCAGGTTCGGTGGGCTTACCTGGACCAACTGGTCCTAAAGGAGAACCCGGTCCTGAG ggaggggttggagaggaTGGGACGCCTGGAAACGATGGCATCGTTGGAACCAGG GGAGATAGAGGCAACACAGGCCCTGAGGGTCTTGCTGGTGCTCAGGGGGGGCCTGGGTCCCCAGGACCCATCGGCTCCACTGGAAACCCCGGCAAGAGAGGAAACAAT GGTTCTAAGGGACCCCCTGGCCCTCTAGGCTCAGCAGGAATACGAGGAAAGTTG GGGCCTCAAGGGCCACTGGGAGATAAGGGAGCACGTGGCaatcagggagagaggggccagAAAGGACACAGGGGCTTCACCGGACTCCATGGCTTGCCTGGGACAACC gGACAATCAGGGGATGTGGGAGCACCAGGCATCACTGGACCGACTGGGCAGAGA GGCCCCCCTGGTGTGGTTGGCCCCCCAGGAAAGGAAGGATACATTGGACATCCCGGGCCTATGGGCTCTCCCGGTACAAGAGGAGCCTCTGGCGACATTGGACCAGAG GGACCTCCAGGAGAAACAGGCCCCCGTGGTCCTCCTGGATCTCCTGGCCCCCCCACGGCTGCTGTGGATGACCTTTTCGGGAGCCCCTTCGACTATGACTTTGATGGGGGTGCACCACCCCCTATAGAGTTCGGCAAGGCCGCGgacgccccccctcctccgcctgaGTTCAACGAGGACGAGGCCCTTCCCAACAAGGCCTCAGATGTGGTCCGTGTAGATAAGGGGGTCCAAACCACGCTGAAGACCCTCAGCGGACATCTGCAGAACCTGCGCAGTCCAGACGGCAGCCGTGCTCACCCAGCCAAAACCTGCCAGGACATCAAACAGTGTTATCCTCTGAAACGCAGTG GTGATTACTGGGTGGATCCCAACGAAGGGAATGCCAAGGATGCCATTAAGGTGTTCTGTAACATGGAGACCGGAGAAACTTGTATCCCAGCCAACCCTGCAAACATACCGCAGAAAACATGGTGGACGAAATCTACTCCTAGCCCAACCAAACCTTTGTGGTTTGGAGCTAACATGAATGGAGGAACAAGA TTCAACTATGGCAACAAAGGGGACGAGCCCAACACTGTGGCCATTCAGATGAAGCTGATCCGACTTTTGTCCAAAGAGTCGGTCCAGAATGTCACCTTCCACTGCAAGAATAGCGTGGCCTACAAAGATGAAAAGAGTGGCAACCTGAAGAAAGCACTCGTCCTCAAGGGTGCCAACGGACAGGACATCAGGGCTCAGGGTAACAACCGCCTCCGATACACTGTCCTGGAAGACGGATGTTCG GAATCAAATGGTATTGGGTCCAAGACTGTAATTGAGTACAGGACTCAGACAACGGCAAGACTGCCAATTGTAGACTTGGCCCCCATGGACATTGGCAAGGCGGATCAGGAGTTTGGTTTGCACATTGGGCCAGTTTGTTTCTCCTAA